In the genome of Columba livia isolate bColLiv1 breed racing homer chromosome 10, bColLiv1.pat.W.v2, whole genome shotgun sequence, one region contains:
- the CDHR4 gene encoding cadherin-related family member 4 isoform X11, with product MTRHSCSPAGAWCWRLQAALTLARTSSCPGAASQTFRLEIEVMDHHGHNCSGAVRVEVLPSRRPRVTFLELQQAVTVPEGTGPLELVTQVRASGDNVRYAILAPTAPVLFTIDETVPSPTVTGEIRSTHQLEVAHTHLIVRAYNALHPTDHATATLNITVQGTDQRAPSCVPAIVVSQVPETMSPGSTLVTLRCTGAEGDLRYALEGPPASRSRFRMDGSQLQPCGTPRLCGTAQLCLTTPVLTRQVNTTLDYDSDAADTMGFQFTATIVVTVGGQPPQSTRVPMLVTVTPVNEFTPVCPNGATFTVMETAAFGSTVGRVTGTDRDYPRDSLEYSLEGSPGPAQPFSIDTHGEIRVVGPLDSQRHKSYRLMVRLTDTHNDLDPANRRSCLCDVTVRLQAVPDQVPVCTPEVQELRIMAGVGVHQPVTRVVCQASPNGATLAYAITGGNEDGHFRLEGNTLFYLPGDLAEPRTFVLLVEVWGGPSAPRRSTVVALVVHVTPQSTAVPPSTTPWHTTLRKEPLVITRTEAAWHPPAWFVAVLTISGALLLATLGCAARNLLCSNQDPGKLLLGKSSWDVEEQRGSEEEQGHPQASSPVSVCHNSEGGCPAKAWVGTLGHSAPVLISPPHRGSSMAVPRTRAPEGTISSTA from the exons ATGACACGCCACTCATGCTCACCCGCCGGGGCCTGGTGCTGGCGCCTGCAAGCGGCTTTGACCCTAGCAAGGACATCCAG CTGCCCTGGCGCTGCTTCACAGACGTTCAGGCTGGAGATTGAGGTGATGGACCACCATGGGCACAACTGTAGTGGGGCTGTGAGAGTGGAAGTGCTGCCATCGCGCCGTCCCCGTGTCACATTCCT TGAGCTGCAGCAGGCTGTGACAGTGCCGGAGGGCACCGGCCCCTTGGAGCTGGTCACGCAGGTCCGCGCCAGTGGTGACAATGTCCGCTACGCCATCCTGGCTCCCACGGCACCTGTGCTCTTCACCATCGATGAGA CTGTGCCATCTCCCACAGTGACAGGCGAGATCCGCAGTACCCACCAGCTGGAGGTGGCCCACACACACCTCATTGTCCGGGCTTACAACGCCTTGCACCCCACCGACCATGCCACTGCCACACTGAACATCACTGTACAGGGGACGGACCAGCGGGCACCCAGCTGCGTCCCAGCCATCGTCGT GTCCCAGGTGCCTGAGACGATGTCCCCTGGCAGCACCCTGGTGACACTGAGGTGCACTGGAGCTGAGGGGGACTTGCGTTATGCCCTTGAGGGACCTCCTGCCTCCCGCTCCCGCTTCCGCATGGATGGGTCACAGCTGCAG ccttGTGGGACACCCCGGCTGTGTGggacagcccagctctgcctgacAACCCCCGTCCTGACTCGGCAGGTCAACACCACCCTGGACTATGACTCAGACGCCGCAGACACCATGGGCTTCCAGTTCACAGCCACCATTGTGGTGACGGTGGGAGGGCAGCCCCCACAGAGCA CCCGCGTGCCCATGCTCGTGACAGTGACACCCGTCAATGAATTCACACCGGTATGCCCAAATGGTGCCACCTTCACCGTGATGGAGACGGCAGCTTTCGGCAGCACCGTGGGGCGCGTGACCGGCACCGATCGTGACTACCCGCGGGACAGCCTCGAGTACAGCCTGGAGGGGAGCCCCGGCCCCGCACAGCCCTTCTCCATTGACACACATG GCGAGATCCGTGTGGTAGGACCCCTGGACTCCCAGCGGCACAAGAGCTACAGGCTGATGGTGCGGCTGACGGACACCCACAATGACCTGGACCCGGCAAACCGGCGGAGCTGCCTGTGTGATGTGACTGTGCGCCTGCAG GCTGTGCCGGACCAGGTGCCGGTGTGCACCCCTGAGGTGCAGGAGCTGCGGATCATGGCTGGGGTGGGTGTCCACCAGCCTGTCACCCGCGTAGTGTGCCAGGCCAGCCCCAATGGTGCCACACTGGCATACGCCATCACTGGAG GCAATGAGGACGGGCACTTTCGGCTGGAGGGGAACACCCTGTTCTACCTCCCTGGTGACCTGGCTGAGCCCCGCACCTTCGTGCTGCTGGTGGAGGTGTGGGGTGGCCCCAGTGCCCCCCGGCGCAGCACTGTGGTGGCACTGGTGGTGCACGTCACCCCCCAGAGCACCGCAGTGCCACCCAGCACCACCCCCTGGCACACG ACACTGCGGAAGGAGCCACTGGTCATCACACGGACAGAAGCGGCATGGCACCCGCCGGCCTGGTTTGTGGCCGTGCTGACCATCTCCGGTGCACTGCTGCTGGCCACCCTGGGCTGCGCAGCCCGGAACCTGCTGTGCAG caaTCAAGACCCTGGCAAGCTGCTCCTGGGTAAGAG CTCCTGGGATGtggaggagcagaggggcagtgaggaggagcagggccACCCCCAGGCCAGCAGCCCGGTGAGTGTATGTCACAACAGCGAGGGTGGGTGCCCTGCCAAGGCATGGGTGGGCACCCTGGGGCACTCAGCACCTGTACTTATCTCTCCTCCGCACAGGGGCAGTTCGATGGCCGTGCCCAGGACCCGT GCACCAGAAGGGACTATCTCTTCAACAGCGTGA
- the CDHR4 gene encoding cadherin-related family member 4 isoform X3, translating into MTGVTLGRGGAQHPWQRAPACPKQPASHGHAQTPHLPPPPFPSPSPLCPRAISETSSGYCWDLATWGDSLLFPGTFVRATDLPDLPRVVALNEDVAPGTLVAKVNVSCSNVSSSPNVTLHGIDPGHPFNPIAISADPVATTTFWAEVTLRAGAELDARQVNQYTLTLWAACPGEEEVEKQLFVRVTADQALRCDTPFASVEGDVVRVLADVAPWTPLYAVLPQPLGGLTFRLRNHDTPLMLTRRGLVLAPASGFDPSKDIQTFRLEIEVMDHHGHNCSGAVRVEVLPSRRPRVTFLELQQAVTVPEGTGPLELVTQVRASGDNVRYAILAPTAPVLFTIDETVPSPTVTGEIRSTHQLEVAHTHLIVRAYNALHPTDHATATLNITVQGTDQRAPSCVPAIVVSQVPETMSPGSTLVTLRCTGAEGDLRYALEGPPASRSRFRMDGSQLQVNTTLDYDSDAADTMGFQFTATIVVTVGGQPPQSTRVPMLVTVTPVNEFTPVCPNGATFTVMETAAFGSTVGRVTGTDRDYPRDSLEYSLEGSPGPAQPFSIDTHGEIRVVGPLDSQRHKSYRLMVRLTDTHNDLDPANRRSCLCDVTVRLQAVPDQVPVCTPEVQELRIMAGVGVHQPVTRVVCQASPNGATLAYAITGGNEDGHFRLEGNTLFYLPGDLAEPRTFVLLVEVWGGPSAPRRSTVVALVVHVTPQSTAVPPSTTPWHTTLRKEPLVITRTEAAWHPPAWFVAVLTISGALLLATLGCAARNLLCSNQDPGKLLLGKSSWDVEEQRGSEEEQGHPQASSPVSVCHNSEGGCPAKAWVGTLGHSAPVLISPPHRGSSMAVPRTRAPEGTISSTA; encoded by the exons ATGACCGGTGTGACGCTGGGTCGGGGTGGTGCCCAGCACCCCTGGCAACGGGCACCAGCTTGTCCCAAACAGCCAGCAAGCCATGGGCATGCACAGACgcctcatcttcctcctcctccttttccttctccttctcctctatgCCCCAG GGCCATCTCTGAGACCTCCTCAGGGTATTGCTGGGACCTGGCAACCTGGGGTGactctcttctctttccaggGACTTTTGTCAGAGCAACAG ACCTGCCTGACCTGCCACGTGTGGTGGCCCTGAATGAGGATGTGGCACCGGGCACCCTTGTGGCCAAGGTGAACGTGTCCTGCAGCAACGTGAGCAGCAGCCCCAACGTCACCCTGCATGGCATTGACCCTGGCCACCCCTTCAACCCCATCGCTATCAGCGCTGACCCTGTAGCCACCACCACATTTTGGGCAGAG GTGACACTGCGTGCTGGTGCAGAGCTCGATGCCCGCCAGGTGAACCAGTACACCCTGACCCTGTGGGCTGCCTGTCCCGGTGAGGAGGAGGTGGAAAAGCAGCTCTTTGTCCGGGTGACAGCAGACCAGGCACTGCGCTGTGACACCCCTTTCGCCAGCGTAG AGGGAGATGTGGTACGGGTGCTGGCGGACGTGGCGCCCTGGACACCTCTGTAcgcggtgctgccccagccactTGGTGGACTGACG TTCAGGCTCCGAAACCATGACACGCCACTCATGCTCACCCGCCGGGGCCTGGTGCTGGCGCCTGCAAGCGGCTTTGACCCTAGCAAGGACATCCAG ACGTTCAGGCTGGAGATTGAGGTGATGGACCACCATGGGCACAACTGTAGTGGGGCTGTGAGAGTGGAAGTGCTGCCATCGCGCCGTCCCCGTGTCACATTCCT TGAGCTGCAGCAGGCTGTGACAGTGCCGGAGGGCACCGGCCCCTTGGAGCTGGTCACGCAGGTCCGCGCCAGTGGTGACAATGTCCGCTACGCCATCCTGGCTCCCACGGCACCTGTGCTCTTCACCATCGATGAGA CTGTGCCATCTCCCACAGTGACAGGCGAGATCCGCAGTACCCACCAGCTGGAGGTGGCCCACACACACCTCATTGTCCGGGCTTACAACGCCTTGCACCCCACCGACCATGCCACTGCCACACTGAACATCACTGTACAGGGGACGGACCAGCGGGCACCCAGCTGCGTCCCAGCCATCGTCGT GTCCCAGGTGCCTGAGACGATGTCCCCTGGCAGCACCCTGGTGACACTGAGGTGCACTGGAGCTGAGGGGGACTTGCGTTATGCCCTTGAGGGACCTCCTGCCTCCCGCTCCCGCTTCCGCATGGATGGGTCACAGCTGCAG GTCAACACCACCCTGGACTATGACTCAGACGCCGCAGACACCATGGGCTTCCAGTTCACAGCCACCATTGTGGTGACGGTGGGAGGGCAGCCCCCACAGAGCA CCCGCGTGCCCATGCTCGTGACAGTGACACCCGTCAATGAATTCACACCGGTATGCCCAAATGGTGCCACCTTCACCGTGATGGAGACGGCAGCTTTCGGCAGCACCGTGGGGCGCGTGACCGGCACCGATCGTGACTACCCGCGGGACAGCCTCGAGTACAGCCTGGAGGGGAGCCCCGGCCCCGCACAGCCCTTCTCCATTGACACACATG GCGAGATCCGTGTGGTAGGACCCCTGGACTCCCAGCGGCACAAGAGCTACAGGCTGATGGTGCGGCTGACGGACACCCACAATGACCTGGACCCGGCAAACCGGCGGAGCTGCCTGTGTGATGTGACTGTGCGCCTGCAG GCTGTGCCGGACCAGGTGCCGGTGTGCACCCCTGAGGTGCAGGAGCTGCGGATCATGGCTGGGGTGGGTGTCCACCAGCCTGTCACCCGCGTAGTGTGCCAGGCCAGCCCCAATGGTGCCACACTGGCATACGCCATCACTGGAG GCAATGAGGACGGGCACTTTCGGCTGGAGGGGAACACCCTGTTCTACCTCCCTGGTGACCTGGCTGAGCCCCGCACCTTCGTGCTGCTGGTGGAGGTGTGGGGTGGCCCCAGTGCCCCCCGGCGCAGCACTGTGGTGGCACTGGTGGTGCACGTCACCCCCCAGAGCACCGCAGTGCCACCCAGCACCACCCCCTGGCACACG ACACTGCGGAAGGAGCCACTGGTCATCACACGGACAGAAGCGGCATGGCACCCGCCGGCCTGGTTTGTGGCCGTGCTGACCATCTCCGGTGCACTGCTGCTGGCCACCCTGGGCTGCGCAGCCCGGAACCTGCTGTGCAG caaTCAAGACCCTGGCAAGCTGCTCCTGGGTAAGAG CTCCTGGGATGtggaggagcagaggggcagtgaggaggagcagggccACCCCCAGGCCAGCAGCCCGGTGAGTGTATGTCACAACAGCGAGGGTGGGTGCCCTGCCAAGGCATGGGTGGGCACCCTGGGGCACTCAGCACCTGTACTTATCTCTCCTCCGCACAGGGGCAGTTCGATGGCCGTGCCCAGGACCCGT GCACCAGAAGGGACTATCTCTTCAACAGCGTGA
- the CDHR4 gene encoding cadherin-related family member 4 isoform X2 encodes MTGVTLGRGGAQHPWQRAPACPKQPASHGHAQTPHLPPPPFPSPSPLCPRAISETSSGYCWDLATWGDSLLFPGTFVRATDLPDLPRVVALNEDVAPGTLVAKVNVSCSNVSSSPNVTLHGIDPGHPFNPIAISADPVATTTFWAEVTLRAGAELDARQVNQYTLTLWAACPGEEEVEKQLFVRVTADQALRCDTPFASVEGDVVRVLADVAPWTPLYAVLPQPLGGLTFRLRNHDTPLMLTRRGLVLAPASGFDPSKDIQTFRLEIEVMDHHGHNCSGAVRVEVLPSRRPRVTFLELQQAVTVPEGTGPLELVTQVRASGDNVRYAILAPTAPVLFTIDEMTGEIRSTHQLEVAHTHLIVRAYNALHPTDHATATLNITVQGTDQRAPSCVPAIVVSQVPETMSPGSTLVTLRCTGAEGDLRYALEGPPASRSRFRMDGSQLQPCGTPRLCGTAQLCLTTPVLTRQVNTTLDYDSDAADTMGFQFTATIVVTVGGQPPQSTRVPMLVTVTPVNEFTPVCPNGATFTVMETAAFGSTVGRVTGTDRDYPRDSLEYSLEGSPGPAQPFSIDTHGEIRVVGPLDSQRHKSYRLMVRLTDTHNDLDPANRRSCLCDVTVRLQAVPDQVPVCTPEVQELRIMAGVGVHQPVTRVVCQASPNGATLAYAITGGNEDGHFRLEGNTLFYLPGDLAEPRTFVLLVEVWGGPSAPRRSTVVALVVHVTPQSTAVPPSTTPWHTTLRKEPLVITRTEAAWHPPAWFVAVLTISGALLLATLGCAARNLLCSNQDPGKLLLGKSSWDVEEQRGSEEEQGHPQASSPVSVCHNSEGGCPAKAWVGTLGHSAPVLISPPHRGSSMAVPRTRAPEGTISSTA; translated from the exons ATGACCGGTGTGACGCTGGGTCGGGGTGGTGCCCAGCACCCCTGGCAACGGGCACCAGCTTGTCCCAAACAGCCAGCAAGCCATGGGCATGCACAGACgcctcatcttcctcctcctccttttccttctccttctcctctatgCCCCAG GGCCATCTCTGAGACCTCCTCAGGGTATTGCTGGGACCTGGCAACCTGGGGTGactctcttctctttccaggGACTTTTGTCAGAGCAACAG ACCTGCCTGACCTGCCACGTGTGGTGGCCCTGAATGAGGATGTGGCACCGGGCACCCTTGTGGCCAAGGTGAACGTGTCCTGCAGCAACGTGAGCAGCAGCCCCAACGTCACCCTGCATGGCATTGACCCTGGCCACCCCTTCAACCCCATCGCTATCAGCGCTGACCCTGTAGCCACCACCACATTTTGGGCAGAG GTGACACTGCGTGCTGGTGCAGAGCTCGATGCCCGCCAGGTGAACCAGTACACCCTGACCCTGTGGGCTGCCTGTCCCGGTGAGGAGGAGGTGGAAAAGCAGCTCTTTGTCCGGGTGACAGCAGACCAGGCACTGCGCTGTGACACCCCTTTCGCCAGCGTAG AGGGAGATGTGGTACGGGTGCTGGCGGACGTGGCGCCCTGGACACCTCTGTAcgcggtgctgccccagccactTGGTGGACTGACG TTCAGGCTCCGAAACCATGACACGCCACTCATGCTCACCCGCCGGGGCCTGGTGCTGGCGCCTGCAAGCGGCTTTGACCCTAGCAAGGACATCCAG ACGTTCAGGCTGGAGATTGAGGTGATGGACCACCATGGGCACAACTGTAGTGGGGCTGTGAGAGTGGAAGTGCTGCCATCGCGCCGTCCCCGTGTCACATTCCT TGAGCTGCAGCAGGCTGTGACAGTGCCGGAGGGCACCGGCCCCTTGGAGCTGGTCACGCAGGTCCGCGCCAGTGGTGACAATGTCCGCTACGCCATCCTGGCTCCCACGGCACCTGTGCTCTTCACCATCGATGAGA TGACAGGCGAGATCCGCAGTACCCACCAGCTGGAGGTGGCCCACACACACCTCATTGTCCGGGCTTACAACGCCTTGCACCCCACCGACCATGCCACTGCCACACTGAACATCACTGTACAGGGGACGGACCAGCGGGCACCCAGCTGCGTCCCAGCCATCGTCGT GTCCCAGGTGCCTGAGACGATGTCCCCTGGCAGCACCCTGGTGACACTGAGGTGCACTGGAGCTGAGGGGGACTTGCGTTATGCCCTTGAGGGACCTCCTGCCTCCCGCTCCCGCTTCCGCATGGATGGGTCACAGCTGCAG ccttGTGGGACACCCCGGCTGTGTGggacagcccagctctgcctgacAACCCCCGTCCTGACTCGGCAGGTCAACACCACCCTGGACTATGACTCAGACGCCGCAGACACCATGGGCTTCCAGTTCACAGCCACCATTGTGGTGACGGTGGGAGGGCAGCCCCCACAGAGCA CCCGCGTGCCCATGCTCGTGACAGTGACACCCGTCAATGAATTCACACCGGTATGCCCAAATGGTGCCACCTTCACCGTGATGGAGACGGCAGCTTTCGGCAGCACCGTGGGGCGCGTGACCGGCACCGATCGTGACTACCCGCGGGACAGCCTCGAGTACAGCCTGGAGGGGAGCCCCGGCCCCGCACAGCCCTTCTCCATTGACACACATG GCGAGATCCGTGTGGTAGGACCCCTGGACTCCCAGCGGCACAAGAGCTACAGGCTGATGGTGCGGCTGACGGACACCCACAATGACCTGGACCCGGCAAACCGGCGGAGCTGCCTGTGTGATGTGACTGTGCGCCTGCAG GCTGTGCCGGACCAGGTGCCGGTGTGCACCCCTGAGGTGCAGGAGCTGCGGATCATGGCTGGGGTGGGTGTCCACCAGCCTGTCACCCGCGTAGTGTGCCAGGCCAGCCCCAATGGTGCCACACTGGCATACGCCATCACTGGAG GCAATGAGGACGGGCACTTTCGGCTGGAGGGGAACACCCTGTTCTACCTCCCTGGTGACCTGGCTGAGCCCCGCACCTTCGTGCTGCTGGTGGAGGTGTGGGGTGGCCCCAGTGCCCCCCGGCGCAGCACTGTGGTGGCACTGGTGGTGCACGTCACCCCCCAGAGCACCGCAGTGCCACCCAGCACCACCCCCTGGCACACG ACACTGCGGAAGGAGCCACTGGTCATCACACGGACAGAAGCGGCATGGCACCCGCCGGCCTGGTTTGTGGCCGTGCTGACCATCTCCGGTGCACTGCTGCTGGCCACCCTGGGCTGCGCAGCCCGGAACCTGCTGTGCAG caaTCAAGACCCTGGCAAGCTGCTCCTGGGTAAGAG CTCCTGGGATGtggaggagcagaggggcagtgaggaggagcagggccACCCCCAGGCCAGCAGCCCGGTGAGTGTATGTCACAACAGCGAGGGTGGGTGCCCTGCCAAGGCATGGGTGGGCACCCTGGGGCACTCAGCACCTGTACTTATCTCTCCTCCGCACAGGGGCAGTTCGATGGCCGTGCCCAGGACCCGT GCACCAGAAGGGACTATCTCTTCAACAGCGTGA
- the CDHR4 gene encoding cadherin-related family member 4 isoform X1: MTGVTLGRGGAQHPWQRAPACPKQPASHGHAQTPHLPPPPFPSPSPLCPRAISETSSGYCWDLATWGDSLLFPGTFVRATDLPDLPRVVALNEDVAPGTLVAKVNVSCSNVSSSPNVTLHGIDPGHPFNPIAISADPVATTTFWAEVTLRAGAELDARQVNQYTLTLWAACPGEEEVEKQLFVRVTADQALRCDTPFASVEGDVVRVLADVAPWTPLYAVLPQPLGGLTFRLRNHDTPLMLTRRGLVLAPASGFDPSKDIQTFRLEIEVMDHHGHNCSGAVRVEVLPSRRPRVTFLELQQAVTVPEGTGPLELVTQVRASGDNVRYAILAPTAPVLFTIDETVPSPTVTGEIRSTHQLEVAHTHLIVRAYNALHPTDHATATLNITVQGTDQRAPSCVPAIVVSQVPETMSPGSTLVTLRCTGAEGDLRYALEGPPASRSRFRMDGSQLQPCGTPRLCGTAQLCLTTPVLTRQVNTTLDYDSDAADTMGFQFTATIVVTVGGQPPQSTRVPMLVTVTPVNEFTPVCPNGATFTVMETAAFGSTVGRVTGTDRDYPRDSLEYSLEGSPGPAQPFSIDTHGEIRVVGPLDSQRHKSYRLMVRLTDTHNDLDPANRRSCLCDVTVRLQAVPDQVPVCTPEVQELRIMAGVGVHQPVTRVVCQASPNGATLAYAITGGNEDGHFRLEGNTLFYLPGDLAEPRTFVLLVEVWGGPSAPRRSTVVALVVHVTPQSTAVPPSTTPWHTTLRKEPLVITRTEAAWHPPAWFVAVLTISGALLLATLGCAARNLLCSNQDPGKLLLGKSSWDVEEQRGSEEEQGHPQASSPVSVCHNSEGGCPAKAWVGTLGHSAPVLISPPHRGSSMAVPRTRAPEGTISSTA; encoded by the exons ATGACCGGTGTGACGCTGGGTCGGGGTGGTGCCCAGCACCCCTGGCAACGGGCACCAGCTTGTCCCAAACAGCCAGCAAGCCATGGGCATGCACAGACgcctcatcttcctcctcctccttttccttctccttctcctctatgCCCCAG GGCCATCTCTGAGACCTCCTCAGGGTATTGCTGGGACCTGGCAACCTGGGGTGactctcttctctttccaggGACTTTTGTCAGAGCAACAG ACCTGCCTGACCTGCCACGTGTGGTGGCCCTGAATGAGGATGTGGCACCGGGCACCCTTGTGGCCAAGGTGAACGTGTCCTGCAGCAACGTGAGCAGCAGCCCCAACGTCACCCTGCATGGCATTGACCCTGGCCACCCCTTCAACCCCATCGCTATCAGCGCTGACCCTGTAGCCACCACCACATTTTGGGCAGAG GTGACACTGCGTGCTGGTGCAGAGCTCGATGCCCGCCAGGTGAACCAGTACACCCTGACCCTGTGGGCTGCCTGTCCCGGTGAGGAGGAGGTGGAAAAGCAGCTCTTTGTCCGGGTGACAGCAGACCAGGCACTGCGCTGTGACACCCCTTTCGCCAGCGTAG AGGGAGATGTGGTACGGGTGCTGGCGGACGTGGCGCCCTGGACACCTCTGTAcgcggtgctgccccagccactTGGTGGACTGACG TTCAGGCTCCGAAACCATGACACGCCACTCATGCTCACCCGCCGGGGCCTGGTGCTGGCGCCTGCAAGCGGCTTTGACCCTAGCAAGGACATCCAG ACGTTCAGGCTGGAGATTGAGGTGATGGACCACCATGGGCACAACTGTAGTGGGGCTGTGAGAGTGGAAGTGCTGCCATCGCGCCGTCCCCGTGTCACATTCCT TGAGCTGCAGCAGGCTGTGACAGTGCCGGAGGGCACCGGCCCCTTGGAGCTGGTCACGCAGGTCCGCGCCAGTGGTGACAATGTCCGCTACGCCATCCTGGCTCCCACGGCACCTGTGCTCTTCACCATCGATGAGA CTGTGCCATCTCCCACAGTGACAGGCGAGATCCGCAGTACCCACCAGCTGGAGGTGGCCCACACACACCTCATTGTCCGGGCTTACAACGCCTTGCACCCCACCGACCATGCCACTGCCACACTGAACATCACTGTACAGGGGACGGACCAGCGGGCACCCAGCTGCGTCCCAGCCATCGTCGT GTCCCAGGTGCCTGAGACGATGTCCCCTGGCAGCACCCTGGTGACACTGAGGTGCACTGGAGCTGAGGGGGACTTGCGTTATGCCCTTGAGGGACCTCCTGCCTCCCGCTCCCGCTTCCGCATGGATGGGTCACAGCTGCAG ccttGTGGGACACCCCGGCTGTGTGggacagcccagctctgcctgacAACCCCCGTCCTGACTCGGCAGGTCAACACCACCCTGGACTATGACTCAGACGCCGCAGACACCATGGGCTTCCAGTTCACAGCCACCATTGTGGTGACGGTGGGAGGGCAGCCCCCACAGAGCA CCCGCGTGCCCATGCTCGTGACAGTGACACCCGTCAATGAATTCACACCGGTATGCCCAAATGGTGCCACCTTCACCGTGATGGAGACGGCAGCTTTCGGCAGCACCGTGGGGCGCGTGACCGGCACCGATCGTGACTACCCGCGGGACAGCCTCGAGTACAGCCTGGAGGGGAGCCCCGGCCCCGCACAGCCCTTCTCCATTGACACACATG GCGAGATCCGTGTGGTAGGACCCCTGGACTCCCAGCGGCACAAGAGCTACAGGCTGATGGTGCGGCTGACGGACACCCACAATGACCTGGACCCGGCAAACCGGCGGAGCTGCCTGTGTGATGTGACTGTGCGCCTGCAG GCTGTGCCGGACCAGGTGCCGGTGTGCACCCCTGAGGTGCAGGAGCTGCGGATCATGGCTGGGGTGGGTGTCCACCAGCCTGTCACCCGCGTAGTGTGCCAGGCCAGCCCCAATGGTGCCACACTGGCATACGCCATCACTGGAG GCAATGAGGACGGGCACTTTCGGCTGGAGGGGAACACCCTGTTCTACCTCCCTGGTGACCTGGCTGAGCCCCGCACCTTCGTGCTGCTGGTGGAGGTGTGGGGTGGCCCCAGTGCCCCCCGGCGCAGCACTGTGGTGGCACTGGTGGTGCACGTCACCCCCCAGAGCACCGCAGTGCCACCCAGCACCACCCCCTGGCACACG ACACTGCGGAAGGAGCCACTGGTCATCACACGGACAGAAGCGGCATGGCACCCGCCGGCCTGGTTTGTGGCCGTGCTGACCATCTCCGGTGCACTGCTGCTGGCCACCCTGGGCTGCGCAGCCCGGAACCTGCTGTGCAG caaTCAAGACCCTGGCAAGCTGCTCCTGGGTAAGAG CTCCTGGGATGtggaggagcagaggggcagtgaggaggagcagggccACCCCCAGGCCAGCAGCCCGGTGAGTGTATGTCACAACAGCGAGGGTGGGTGCCCTGCCAAGGCATGGGTGGGCACCCTGGGGCACTCAGCACCTGTACTTATCTCTCCTCCGCACAGGGGCAGTTCGATGGCCGTGCCCAGGACCCGT GCACCAGAAGGGACTATCTCTTCAACAGCGTGA